CTGGCCAGCGTGTGACCAAATTGCAACTGAATGGGGTTGATATTACGCCTGAGCAAACTTTGCGCATTGCAATCAACAACTATCGAGCTGGTGGTGGCGGGGGTTTTGCGATGTTCCGCGAAGGCAAAATTATCTATCAATCGACCAGTGAAATTCGCGATTTGATCGCTGAATCAGTCAAAAATGCTGGCACAATTGATCCAGCAGTGGTGAATAAAGTTAATTTTACCCTTGTACCCGATTTGTATGCTCACTATTTTGGCAATGCCAGCCAACCGACTGCTACGCCAGTGCCAGCAGTTCCAACTGCTACTCCAGCGCCAGGTGTGCCAATCACCTTGCCTGATACCAGTGGCAACCAACCAACCTATGCTTGGGTTTGGGCGCTAGTGGCAATGGCCTTGTTGGCCTTGGGCCTCGTTGTACGTCGCAATTAAAGTCAAAGGGCAGAAGGCGAAATTCAAAAGAAGGAGCAGGTTTTAACGCAGAGTCGCAGAGATGATAGGGGTCAGGGGCTAGGTATCAGGAGGGGCTAGGTATCAGGGGACAGACTATAGGGGCAATCGTTTAGGATTGTGGGTTCTGACTCCTGAACCCTGGCCGCTGTTCCCTCGCCTTTCGTGCTCTTCGTGTACTTCGTGGATCAAACAACTGGCCCCTAGCCCCTGATCACTGACCCCTCGTATGCATTGCCTTCGCATACGATCATCGGCTATAATCAGCGCTACACTACACATTGCCGCACTTCACTATTTTTACTACATAAATTCAAGCGCGATTAATCAACCTCCGGTTCGCTGGGCTTGCAATGAGGATTCAGGTATGAAAGAAGTAGTCTGTATCACGCTCGGACGTTCGCGGCGTGACTTTAGCTTTACAACAACGCTGTTGGGCGAAGAGCTACGGGTGCGTCGCATTGGAGCCGATGGCGATGTCGAACGGGTCAAGCAACTGATTCGTGAGCACGATGGCAAGGTTGATGCAATTGCGCTTGGTGGCGTAATTGCTCATTTTCGCGTTGGCAAATCCAGCTATCAACATAACCAAGCCTATACGATTGTTAATCAAGCACGGGTTACGCCAACCGCCGATGGGGTACTGCTTAAATCGACCCTCGAACGTTGGACGGTCGCTCAGGCGGTGTCGCGTGAGCCAGGCCGCTTCAACTATCGCCGTGTTTTGGTCTTTTCAGGGATTGAACGCTATTCTTTGGCCGAATCACTGAGCGGCTACAATGTTGATTTGCGTTTTGCTGATCCCAAGGTGCATTATGGTTTGCCCTTCACACTGAGTTCGCTCAGCCAACTGGAGCGCTACGCCAAATTTGCCATGCCCGATTTGGCCAAAAAGCCTTATCGGCGAATTCACCCGATTGGCAAGGGCGCGACCCACGATAGCCGCCTTGAAAAAGATTGCGCTTGGGCTGATGTGTTGGCTGGCGATTTTGCCTTTATTCGGCGCTATGCCCCGCAAGATCTGCGAGGACGCACAATTTTGACTGACGATCCTTCGCCTGCTGAAATTGAAGATTTGCGCCAGCGTGGAGCACATACCTTAATTACCCTCACGCCCAAAATTAGCGAAGAACACCCATTTGTTTCGGCAGATGTGCTCGAGGCCATGATTTTGGCCGTCACAGGCAAGCGAACGCTTGATGAAGCAACGGTCTTGCAAATTACCGCTGATGCCAATTGGGAGCCGCACATCCAGCGTTTGACCAACGACGAAGAATTAGAAAAATTTGCCTTTGTGATTCACCCGCTCTCAACCAAATTTATTTATAAAGATCCCCGCTTCAAAGTCTTCAAATTTGTGCCCCAACGTTGGGTCGAACGCGCTATGGCCCACTTGCCACCACTCTATCTCTCACGCATGAAGGGCATCAAATCAACTGGTACAGGCAAGGAGATCGAAGGCATTTTGCTGACTTTGGGCGCTACACCCCGCGAATTGATGCGCCGTCCAACCGCCTTTACCTATCGCCGCTTGATCAAAGCTGCCCGCATGGCCGAACGCATGGGCGCGAAGCTGATGGGCTTGGGGGCATTTACCTCGGTGGTTGGCGATGCTGGGATCACGGTTGCCCAAAAATCCGATATTGGCATCACCTCAGGTAACTCGTTGACCGTGGCCGCCACCCTTGAAGCCGCCAAACAAGCGGTCATTCTCATGGGCGGTCGGGTTGATCAAGGCACGGCAGTGGTGATCGGGGCAACTGGCTCGATTGGCGCAGTTTGTTCGCGTTTGTTGGCTCAAGCGATTGGCGATGTGGTGTTGATTGCGCCGCGACCTGAGCGCTTGATTGCCTTGAAAAAACAAATTGAGGCTGAAACGCCCAACGCCAAAGTAACGATTGCCACCAAAGCCGACGATTATGTTGGTAGCGCCGACTTAATTGTTACTACGACCACCGCCCTCAACACCAAAATTGTCGATATTGAGCGTTTGAAGCCAGGCGCGGTGGTCTGTGATGTGGCGCGACCGCCTGATATCAAAGAAGATGAAGCCGCTAAACGCCCCGATGTGTTGGTGATCGAATCGGGCGAAATTACCTTACCCGGCGAGGTTGATTTTGGCTTTGATATTGGTTTGCCGCCAGGCACAGCCTATGCATGTCTCTCGGAGACGGCTTTGTTGGCGCTTGATGGCAAGTTTGAAGACTACACGCTTGGCCGTAACATCGAAATGGATCGGGTCAAGGAGATGTATCGTTTATTCAAAAAGCATGGCCTGAAATTAGCAGGCCTGCGCACCTTCGACCAATATGTCACCCCCGAAATGGTCGCCGAAAAGCGCCGCCTAGCCGATCAGCGTCGCCATGAGCTTGGCTTGCCAGTGACCACCGAAGCCGAAACCCTCGCCAGCGAAATGCCGCTGGAAGTTGGCGGCTCCAACTAAATCAATCCAACGGCGTGAGCTTCGTGCTTGCGCCGTTGCTTTTGCCCCTTGCAACGCCTCATTGCTCCCAACGTATCATTCTCTCTTTCTTGAAATCGGCGATGCAAAATAATAATTTCTATGAATTGATAACGACGAAAACTAGATAAAGGACTTCGTTATGTTTAATATCAATGGAACACCGTACTATTATGACCGTAATATAAGCCGTTTACTATCTACTATACAAAGCCGTATTTCTGATTTACGAACATCAGGGAAACTTTCTAAAGAGTCACTTAAACATATATCTAATTACTTTAAAATAAAAAATATATACCATTCAAATGCTATAGAAGGTAATATGCTTGATTATGGTGAGACAAGATTAGTAGTTGAACAAGGTTTAACTATATCAGGTAAGCCATTAAAAGATAGTATTGAGGCGGTAAATCTTTCTCACGCATTAGATTTTTTTATGGATATAGCAGGTAATTCAAATGAAAAAATAAAAATATCTGATATTAAGCAAATTCATTCACTTATATTGAAGGATATAAGTGAAGAAGCTGGTATGTTTAGAGTTTCTAATGTTGAAATATCAGGATCTAATTTTACACCACCTTCTTTTCTTCAAATTCAATCTGAGATTGATAATTTTTCGAAATGGTTGGATAACATTGAATTTAATGATTATTCAATAAATCCAATTATTTTATCTGCTATAGCCCATGCTTGGTTTGTTTATATACATCCATTTATTGATGGAAATGGAAGAACTGCGAGAATTATAATGAATTTAATATTAATTAAATTTGGGTATCCTATTGCGATTATTACTAAAGATGATAGAATCAGATATTATGATGCTTTAGAAAATACACAATCTAGTGATTTAACCGCATTTATATCTTTGATAACTGATTCAGTTGATGAGAGCCTAGAAGAATATTATAAAGCAGCCTATGATCAAAGAGAGAAAGATGAGTGGGCAAGGTTATTGATGGATAAAGTAAATAGTAGAGAGGATATGAAAATAAAAAATGAATTTGAGATATGGCGAAGTTCAATGAATTTATTGCAAGGCTATGTACGAAATCTTACAGAATCAATAAATGATGCATCTGATTCGAAATCTATAAAAATATACTTTAATCATTATGATATAATAGAACTCGAAAAATATATTCTGTTAAAACAAAAAAAGACAACTAAAAGGACATGGTTTTTTAAGATAACTATCTTATATAATGGAATTGATAGAAGATATCTATTTTTCTTTGGGTTTTCTAGTATTACACTAAGTAATCATACAGGTAATAGTGTTACTGTACATGTTGCATATGAAACTGATCCGTTTCACTATGAAAAAATAGAACATCTTAATATACCACTGCTACCTGATCTTATTGAAATAGGATATTCTACTAATGATGAAGATTTTATTTGTAGATTTAAAGACGGTACAATAAGTCATTTGAAAGTTGAATCATTTGGTAAGGATTTTATCAGAAAAGCGATTGAGCATGCTATTTCCATGTAAGAGAGATTGTTTATACGGAACGCCGCAAAACACCCCGCCCCAAGACCCATGTGGTGGGTTCCCCGCGCGGGATGAATGCGTGCTAGTTCTATCTGAGAGCAATTAAAGAGAGAAATAGGCTGTCTCGTGAATATCAATCGGCTAAAACATCCTTGCGGTGGATGGGTTTCGCGCATTCCTACTACTGAAACGCCGCCATTTTTGGGGTAGTGGACGCTGGACAGACGGTTGCCGGGTACCCGCTGGGTGATGGTTCGGCGGGAACGGTTTCCGCTCAAACCATCGCTATGGATATCGCCAACCAAAAGGAAGTCTAATCATGCGAACCGTGACCCGTTGCTTCAAGTATCGACTGTATCCTACTACTGACCAACAAAATACCTTGGTACAGTGGGCGGGTTGCCGACGCTTTGTCTGGAATTGGGCGCTGCACTGCAAGCAAACCCAGTACCAAGCAACGGGTCAACGACTGAGTTATCAACGGCTTGCGGCGATGTTGGTTGACCTGAAACGTCAACCCAAAACGGCCTTTTTGCGCGATTGCCATTCGCAACCGTTGCAACAAAGTCTGATGGATTTGGAAACGGCCTTTACTCACTTTTTCGCCAAACGCGCCAAATACCCGCGCTTCAAGTCGCGCAAAATCACCCCGCATAGCATGCGGTTCCCACAAGGGGTAGTCGTGGTTGATGAACGGACGATCAGCGTGCCAAAAATCGGGCCGATGCGAGCGGTGATTCATCGACCACTGCTGGGGATAGCGAAGGGTGCAACGATTAAGCAAGATCCAACAGGCGCATGGTGGGTGGTGTTTGTCTGCCATATTAACCGCCCTGATGTTGAACCACCGACTAATCAGTCTGTGGGCATTGATGTCGGGCTTGAATCCTTCACCACGCTGTCAACAGGCGAGAAAACTGCTCCACCGAAGTTCTCCCGCCGCAGCCAGAAGAAACTTGCCCGCGCCCAACGCGCCTTATCACGGAAACAAAAAGGAAGTACCAACCGCCTGAAAGCTCGTAAGCGGGTTGCCAAAATTCACCAGAAAATCAACAACCAACGCATGGATTGGCTGCATAAGCATGCGTTGGGGATTGTTCAACGATTCGACATGGTGTGCATCGAAGACCTGAATATCAAAGGCCTTGCGAGAACCAAGCTGGCCAAATCGTTCAGTGATGCCTCCCTCAGTACCTTCATGCAACGATTGCAGGAAAAAGCGGAATGGCACGGACGGCGGGTTATTAAAGTTGGGCGTTTCTATGCCTCATCAAAGACCTGTCATCACTGCCAGACCAAAACCGCCTTGACGTTGGCGGTTCGTGTATGGATGTGTCACGCCTGTGGCACGACCCATGATCGGGATATCAACGCCGCGATCAACATCGTGCATGAAGGGCTACGCCTGCTTGCCGTTGGGACGACGGAAAGCCAAAACGCTGCTCGAGATGGTGTAAACCCAGCGAAAGGCTGGTAGCTGTCGTTGAAGGCAGAAGCCACGCCCCTCGTGGGCGTGGTAGTTCACGCTAGCCTGTAGCTATTGTGGCGGCGATGTTCCTGACGATTGGGAAGAATGTAAAACCTGTGGCTGGTTGCGTGATGGCTCGTTGGCCTTGCCACTTGAGCCACTCAAATGCCCGTATTGTGGCGATGATGTGCCCGATGATTGGGAAGAATGCCCAAGCTGTGGCTGGTTGCGCGATGGCTCGTTGGGAATTCCCCAGCCAGCACCGCCAGCACCAAGCGTGCGCCAATTGATCTGCCTACGTTGCCAAGCCCAGATGACATTCCTAGGGTTTAAGCAATTTCGCGAAAGCTCGACTTCACTAGATATTTTGCAAGGCCGTTTTGGCTCGTTTCGCCAGGATTTTCAAATTTTGGAGTTGCATGGCTGTGGCTATTGTGGCTATGCCGAATTAGCCTTGCCTCACATTGGTAGTTAGTCGGGATTCTGAGTTGAAGGGATTTTATGATGCAAGCTTGTACTTATTGCGGCGGTGATGTTCCCGACGATTGGGAAGAGTGTGCAACCTGTGGTTGGCTGCGTGATGGCTCGTTGGCCTTGCCGCTTGAGCCACTCAAATGCCCGTATTGTGGCGATGATGTGCCCGATGATTGGGAAGAATGCGCAAGCTGTGGCTGGTTGCGCGATGGCTCATTGGGAATTCCCCAGCCAGCACCGCCAGCACCAAGTGTGCACCAATTGGTCTGCCTGCGTTGCCAAGCTCAGATGACATTCTTGGGCTTCAAGCAATTTCGCGAAAGCTCGACTTCGCTAGATATTTTGCAAGGCCGGTTTAGCTCGTTTCGCCAGGATTTTCAAATTTTGGAATTGCATGGCTGTGGCTATTGTGGCTATGCTGAATTAGCCTTGCCCCACATAGGTAGTTAATAGCGCAACAATCGCCTACTAGCGGCGTATAACCCCATAGCGAACCACAATTTAGGAGGAACAACTATGGGGTTATTTGATGGATTAATGGGCAATGCTTCGGAAGTTGATCCGCAAGCAGCCCAACGTGATTTTGCTCAACTGCTAGCTTGGGGCGAGCAAGTGCAACGCGCCTATCAACTGATTCGCGATTTCTTTATTTTTACCGATAAACGCTTGATTTTGGTTGATAAACAGGGCATTACTGGCAGCAAAGTCGAATATCATTCGATTCCCTATCGCAGTATTACCCACTTTAGCATCGAAACTGCTGGCCATTTTGATCTCGATGCCGAGTTGAAAATTTGGATTTCGGGCAATCCTGTGCCAATTCAAAAGCAATTCAACAGCCGGATCAATATTTATCAATTGCAAGCGGTTTTGGCTGCCTTCGTTGCTCGTTAATTAATCAGCTTGCATGGTTTTCTCATGCAAGCTGATTTTATTTATTCTGCCTGAAACTCCAACACATACAAGCCATAGTTGAAATCACTAACATAGACAAATTGATCACGCACTTGCACGCCCCACAAGGCAACTTTTGGCGAATTATTCATCGGCCAAATTGCCACTGATTGAGGTTGGCTCGGATCGCTGATATCGAGCATGCGCAGGCCATCTTGATACCACGAAGCATACAAATATTGGCCTTGTACTTCAGAATTATGCACTGTTGGGTTGGAGCGCAACGTCTCATTAATTGAATTTGGCGTGTTGTAGCGCCCAACTTCAACAGGCTGGCTGGGATCGCTCAGATCAAAGAATTGAATTGCGCCGCCGCCATCAAAACAGCTTTCGAGTGTTGTTTCAGCCTCAGGTTGGCTAAGCAAGGCAGCGGCGGTTGTGCTGCTAATAGTAAACATCGGCAGATCAAAATCATCGATCAAATCAACATCATCGCCAAATTGCAGCTCCTCAAATGGCGCATTGGCATAAATCAACAATGCTGCGGCCTCACCATTTTGGGCAATTTGCAGCTTTTGCTCAATCGAACAGCCTGCCATTTCGGCCAACACAAACAACCCTTGAAAATCAGGATACTCAGCTTCAGCATCGCAGGCCTGCCCAATAGCTAAAACCTTGGCACTCAGCGGGGCATCAAGTTTGCCGCCAAGCGGCAATTCGTGGGCGTAATCTGGCTCGGCCAAAGCTGGGTGACTAATTTTCGCCTGATCGTTGCTAAAATCTTCGTTGTTCAAGGCCAGCATTTGCCCATCGTTCCAATCGACGACTGAGTGTGCATCGCCTTCGGCTAGCGCTGGATAGGGTGTTTGGCCAAGGTAGATTGGTTGTTTGGGGTCTTGAATATCCAAGATAATCACGCCGCCATCCCAATATGAGAGGTAGGCACGTTGGCTGTTGCTGCTGGCCCGCACGCTATGCAAAAAGATCCCCGGGAAATTGCCACGAGTACGATCAGCATAATCTAGGGCTTGCCAATTGGGCTTTTGATCGATGCCCCAACGGCTGAGCATGCTCGGCTGGCTAGGGTCACTAATATCGACGATCCACAATTCGCCGCGATCTTCGGGCTTGGGCGTTGTGCCAAAAGCATTGTTGGTGGGTGCGGCCAATAAAGCCAAGGCCTGACCACTGGCCGTAATCGTTACATCAAGTTCATGAACGCCAAGGTTGGTTTCAAAACGAGCCAATTCTAGCGGCGCAGTTGGATCTGTGATATCCACAATTTGAATGCCTGGCTTGGTTGCTTCGCGGCAGGGCTGAATCCCCAAAACTGCAATATCTTGCTCGCCAATCCGCACCACATCCATATCTTCAAGCGAGGCATATTTGACTGTTGGCGAATAGCCTGCCAACTCTGGGTTAGCTGGATCGCTCACATCAATTAATGTAATTTGATTTTCGGCGGGGCATGAGCCTGGCTGCGAACCGAGCAACACCAAATCGTTATACAACGTGAGATCGGCGTGGCGACCGCTGGTTGGTGGCTTGAGTTTCAATCCGCCAACGTGCTTGAAATGCGGCCCCGTGATAATCGGAGTTGCAGTGGCAGCGGGTCGCGGCGTTTTGGTTGGATTTTGATTTACGCCATCTTTATCGGAGCGGGCTTGCTCACCAGCTTTGTTGTTGACGGTTGCCGTTGCAAGAATTGCTGTAGCATTTTGGTTGGCGCAGGCAGCGATTACGATTAAGCAAATTGCCACGCTGAAATAACGCCATGAACGTTGAAAAAACATTGATTCTCCTCTCGTCACAACTGCTACGCGCTGGTTGGCAGTTGTTGGTGCATAAATTGATAGAGTGTCCGAACGAATTTAACTGGCTCCTCGAATGGTGGGCAATGGCCGCTGCGTTCAAAGTGAATCAAGGTTGATTGTGGCAAGTGCTCGTGTAAATATTCGCCAACTTTGCCTGGGTAAAGCCAGCTTTGCGAACCATAACACAACAAAATTGGCACATCCATGCTTGCCAACAAATCACGATAATCGCGGTCGGCCATATCTTCGGCTAATGGCAACAATGCTTTACGATCGTAGTTGCGGCGATAGGGCGAGGTTAGCCAGGTTGCAAAACGCAACAATGTGCGATTGGGGTGAACGACACCCATGGCAAAGCGGCGTAATACTCGTCGTTGTTGGCTCTCAAATAGTTGGCGCATGCTGGTGATATGGTCGCGCGTGTAGGCTCCAAACAAACCCATGGTCCATTCTGTGCTGGTTTGCATACATGGAGTTTGATCAACCAGTACGATGCTTTTGAGCTGGGAAACCCCAAATTGACGCGCATATTCAAAGGTTGTTAGGCCACCCATCGACCAGCCAACGATCGTTGGTTGCTCAAGTTTGAGGTGTTCGATCAATTGATGTAAATCTTTGGCTAAACGGCTGATTGTCAGTTCACCTTGGCCTGGGGTGCGTCCGTGGCCGCGCAAGTCGATTGCGATACAGCGATACCAACGGCGCAAGGCGGTGGTAATGCCAACCCAATGTGAGCCAGCGCTCGTCCAACCATGAATAAAAATGATTGCTGGTTTTTGGCCGCCAGTATCACTATAAAAAATCGGGTTTTGATCATCGGCAAGAAAGCTCGACATAGCATCCTCCATAGTTTAATGATGTTTCGCGGCCAGCAAGATCGATTTGTGACGTTATTTGACACAATCGTCAACTATACTCAGCTCAAAACCAAGCGGGTCGTGATAGAAAACGCTGGGATGAGTATTAAACGATGAACTGGAGTACAAACGATGGAACAGGAAGCTTTAGTTACCCGCACCTACCGCGCTGCAATTCGCTCTGGAGATGATTATATAACGATTGAAGAAACAATTGCACTCCCTCCAACGGCTGATGATGCAGCAATCAGTCAAGCGGTTGAAACTGGCTGGCGGATTTTTCGGGCGCAGCAGGCAGCAGTTGAGGCGCAAATTAGTGCCTTGCGCGATGCTCACCCTGCGATGACTACGCCACGCATTGCCGACCCCGATTCGCCTGCGAGCGACAAACAACGCTCCTACCTTGAGTATTTGATTAATACCTTGGCGATCAACGATGGTCAGATGCAAACAACGTTGCAAGAGCACAACGCGACCTACGAAACCCTGACCAAGGGCCAAGCTTCAGAAATTATTGATGGCTTGAAGCAGCAATTAGATCACAAGCCTGCGACCAGCCAATCCAGCGCTGCGGCTAGCGCCAGTGCCAGCAGCACCAGCAACATGCTCGATTCGACTGCTAGTGAGCCGCCAGCCAGCACGCGCCAATTGGCAGCATTGCAACGGGTCGCAGGCCAACAAGGCGTTGATCTGAGCGCTGAAATTCGCCAACGCTTCGGTGCACAACAGCTTGATGATCTCTCGGTTAACGAAGCAGGGGCATTGTTACAAGAACTGCAACAACGTAGCGTGCGCCGCTAAAAGTCCTATGGGTGGCTAGCTCAAATGGATAGTGAAACAATGACCAATGGCTAGCCGAAAAATTCGCAAACATAGCATCTAGATATGGGCAACTGAGTAAGTACATTAAACCGGAGGAACACCAATGAACGTTAAAGGAACCGTAAATCGAGTTGAATTGATCGGCTGGCTGGGTGGCGAACCAACCCAACGCTTTTTACCATCGGGAGTTGGGGTTTGCGATTTCAGCGTAGCAACCAAGCGTTTTGGCAGTAAAGATGAACAAGGCGAACAAACGTTTGATACCGAATGGACAACCATCGAAGCTTGGAATGGCCTAGGCGATATTTGCCAAGATCGGTTACACAAAGGCAGTCGGGTACGGGTCGTTGGTAGCTTGCACACCCGCTCGTGGGAAGACAAAGAAAGTGGACAGCGCCGCTCCAAAACCGTCGTTCGTGCCGATGAAGTGCTGTTTCTCGATGCCTATGGCAACGACGAATAACCAAGTCACGCCAAAGCCCTCAGCAATATTGCTGAGGGCTTTGGTGTTTGGAGCCGCATATCGGACTTGAACCGATGACCTACCACTTACAAGGCGGTTGCTCTACCACTGAGCTAATGCGGCTTAACGCGAGTCATTATACGCATGAATCGACGTTTGGTCAAGATGGATGTTTGGGAAGCGGTTGGTGGAGGTTGGGGATTGGAAGTTTGCCTAGGGTCGATAAAATCAAGGATTATTAACGATACCTCGATTGGCGCTTTTTAAGATTTTTGCTGTTTCAAGTTTAAATAGGCCTATTTAATCGTGTTTAATATTCTTTGGATTTGATAGTTTTTGCTGCCTCCCTGTTGACAGAAGTGGATAGTTGTGGCACTGTACTTCACGCCGCACGAATTCCAGATCGTGCCTCAACGAGGCCACCTAAAGCGACGCTGCCCCAGTACACGTCAACTTTGAACTGATTCGCCGCGTTTTGAATGCGTCGGTTGGTGGCATAGTGTGAACTTTTAAGGAAAACCCTATGGATCATAAATTGGTGATTGTTGAGTCGCCAGCCAAAGCAAAAACTATTCAAAAATATCTGGGTGCTGGCTATCGCGTTATGGCAAGCATGGGCCATGTGCGCGATTTGCCCAAGAGTAAAATTGGCATTGATATTGACAATGATTTTACCCCTGTCTATGAAATTAGCGAGGGCAAAGATAAGCTCATTGCCGAATTGAAGCGTGAAATCAAGACTGCTGATGCCATCTATCTCGCAACCGACCACGACCGCGAAGGTGAGGCAATTGCCTGGCATATTTTGCAAGCAGCCAATATCGGCAAACGCAAACCAGTCTACCGGATTACCTTTAATGAAATTACTAAGGATGCGATTCAGAACGCGATTCGCAACCCACGCGAAATCGATGCCAACTTGGTTGATGCCCAACAGGCCCGACGGGTGCTTGATCGCTTGGTTGGCTATAAAATTTCGCCAATTTTATGGGCCAAGGTGCGGCGTGGGCTTTCGGCTGGGCGGGTGCAATCGGTTGCTGTGCGCATGGTGGTTGAGCGTGAACGCGAAATCGAAAGCTTCGTGCCCAAAGAATATTGGACAATCGAGGCCGATTTATCGCCAGCTGGGCTGAAGAAACTTGGCAAGCACGACATTTTTCGGGCAATTTTGCATGCTCGTAATGGTAAAAAGCTCGATAAATTTGCGATTCCCAGCAAAGATGCTGCTGATGCAGTGTTGGCTGCCTTGGAAGGGGCAAATTATCTTGTTGGCACAGTGACCCGCAAGGATAAACGTCGCTCGCCAGCTCCGCCATTTATCACCAGTACCCTGCAACAAGAAGCCAGCCGCAAGCTTGGGTTTAGCTCCAAACGCACCATGCAAGTGGCCCAAAAACTGTATGAAGGGGTCGATATTGGTGGCAAAGATGGCACAGTTGGTTTGATTACCTATATGCGTACCGATTCAACCAACGTTTCAGTCGATGCCCAAAACGAAGCTCGCACGCTGATCACTGAGTTGTATGGCAAAGAGTACGCTCCAGCCAAACCTAATATCTACAAAACCAAGGCTAAAGGTGCTCAAGAAGCTCACGAGGCGATCCGCCCAACCAGTGTCGTGCGTCGCCCTGATCAATTAAAAGCTGCGCTTGGTCGCGATGAATTTCGGCTTTACGACTTGATCTGGAAGCGCTTTATGGCTTCGCAGATGGCGGCGGCAATTTTCGATAGCACCAGTGTCGATATTGGGGCTGGAGCTGGAATCAAAACTGCTGCTGGTGCGCCATTTACCTTCCGCGCAACTGGTTCAGTGCTTAAATTCAATGGCTTTTTGGCAGTCTACAATGTTAGCCTCGATGAAGGCGACGAAGATGAGGATAAAGAGGCCTTATTGCCGCCGCTCAATGAAGGTCAAGCACTCGATTTGCATGATCTGTTTGGCGAACAACATTTCACCACGCCACCACCACGCTATACCGAAGCTACTTTGGTGAAGCAGATGGAAAGTGAAGGGATTGGCCGCCCATCAACCTATGCGCCGACGATCTCAACCATCGTTGCCCGCGAATACGTTGAGTTGGTCGAAAAGAAATTGATGCCCACCACCTTGGGTCGGGTTGTCACCGACTTACTGGTTGAGCACTTCAAAGATATTGTCGATTACAACTTTACTTCGGATATGGAACAGCGACTTGACGATATTGCTGAAGGCCAACGCCGTTGGGTGCCAGTGCTGCGCGAATTTTACGATCCGTTTGCTTTGCGCTTGCATGCTGCCGAAACTGAAATGCGTAACGTCAAGCGTGAAGAAATCAAAACTGAATTGCCCTGCCCTCAATGTAGCACCCATCTGGTGATCAAATGGGGTCGTAATGGCGAATTCTTGGCTTGTTCGCGTTACCCTGAGTGTAGTTGGACTGGCGATTTAGAGCGTGACGGCGAAGGCGGGATTCATATCGCCTCGCAGCCTGAAATTTTTGGCAACACCAATTGCCCCGAATGCGACAACCCAATGAGCCTCAAAAAAGGTCGTTTTGGGCCGTTTCTGGCCTGTAACAACTACCCAACTTGTAAAGGCATTCGCAAGGTACGGGCGCAAGGCAAAGATTTTGTGGTGATTCCGCCGCCCAAGCCAACCGAGGAAAAATGCCCCAAATGTAA
This sequence is a window from Herpetosiphon gulosus. Protein-coding genes within it:
- a CDS encoding serine carboxypeptidase; the protein is MKEVVCITLGRSRRDFSFTTTLLGEELRVRRIGADGDVERVKQLIREHDGKVDAIALGGVIAHFRVGKSSYQHNQAYTIVNQARVTPTADGVLLKSTLERWTVAQAVSREPGRFNYRRVLVFSGIERYSLAESLSGYNVDLRFADPKVHYGLPFTLSSLSQLERYAKFAMPDLAKKPYRRIHPIGKGATHDSRLEKDCAWADVLAGDFAFIRRYAPQDLRGRTILTDDPSPAEIEDLRQRGAHTLITLTPKISEEHPFVSADVLEAMILAVTGKRTLDEATVLQITADANWEPHIQRLTNDEELEKFAFVIHPLSTKFIYKDPRFKVFKFVPQRWVERAMAHLPPLYLSRMKGIKSTGTGKEIEGILLTLGATPRELMRRPTAFTYRRLIKAARMAERMGAKLMGLGAFTSVVGDAGITVAQKSDIGITSGNSLTVAATLEAAKQAVILMGGRVDQGTAVVIGATGSIGAVCSRLLAQAIGDVVLIAPRPERLIALKKQIEAETPNAKVTIATKADDYVGSADLIVTTTTALNTKIVDIERLKPGAVVCDVARPPDIKEDEAAKRPDVLVIESGEITLPGEVDFGFDIGLPPGTAYACLSETALLALDGKFEDYTLGRNIEMDRVKEMYRLFKKHGLKLAGLRTFDQYVTPEMVAEKRRLADQRRHELGLPVTTEAETLASEMPLEVGGSN
- a CDS encoding Fic family protein; this encodes MFNINGTPYYYDRNISRLLSTIQSRISDLRTSGKLSKESLKHISNYFKIKNIYHSNAIEGNMLDYGETRLVVEQGLTISGKPLKDSIEAVNLSHALDFFMDIAGNSNEKIKISDIKQIHSLILKDISEEAGMFRVSNVEISGSNFTPPSFLQIQSEIDNFSKWLDNIEFNDYSINPIILSAIAHAWFVYIHPFIDGNGRTARIIMNLILIKFGYPIAIITKDDRIRYYDALENTQSSDLTAFISLITDSVDESLEEYYKAAYDQREKDEWARLLMDKVNSREDMKIKNEFEIWRSSMNLLQGYVRNLTESINDASDSKSIKIYFNHYDIIELEKYILLKQKKTTKRTWFFKITILYNGIDRRYLFFFGFSSITLSNHTGNSVTVHVAYETDPFHYEKIEHLNIPLLPDLIEIGYSTNDEDFICRFKDGTISHLKVESFGKDFIRKAIEHAISM
- a CDS encoding zinc ribbon domain-containing protein; translated protein: MMQACTYCGGDVPDDWEECATCGWLRDGSLALPLEPLKCPYCGDDVPDDWEECASCGWLRDGSLGIPQPAPPAPSVHQLVCLRCQAQMTFLGFKQFRESSTSLDILQGRFSSFRQDFQILELHGCGYCGYAELALPHIGS
- a CDS encoding PH domain-containing protein, which encodes MGLFDGLMGNASEVDPQAAQRDFAQLLAWGEQVQRAYQLIRDFFIFTDKRLILVDKQGITGSKVEYHSIPYRSITHFSIETAGHFDLDAELKIWISGNPVPIQKQFNSRINIYQLQAVLAAFVAR
- a CDS encoding transposase, which translates into the protein MRTVTRCFKYRLYPTTDQQNTLVQWAGCRRFVWNWALHCKQTQYQATGQRLSYQRLAAMLVDLKRQPKTAFLRDCHSQPLQQSLMDLETAFTHFFAKRAKYPRFKSRKITPHSMRFPQGVVVVDERTISVPKIGPMRAVIHRPLLGIAKGATIKQDPTGAWWVVFVCHINRPDVEPPTNQSVGIDVGLESFTTLSTGEKTAPPKFSRRSQKKLARAQRALSRKQKGSTNRLKARKRVAKIHQKINNQRMDWLHKHALGIVQRFDMVCIEDLNIKGLARTKLAKSFSDASLSTFMQRLQEKAEWHGRRVIKVGRFYASSKTCHHCQTKTALTLAVRVWMCHACGTTHDRDINAAINIVHEGLRLLAVGTTESQNAARDGVNPAKGW